A genomic stretch from Sphingobacterium sp. ML3W includes:
- the tilS gene encoding tRNA lysidine(34) synthetase TilS, with product MNVLERLKGYIEKEHLMMPHDKILLTVSGGKDSMLMAHLFAKAGFRIAIAHCNFQLRGEDSELDEALVRKFASDNGIPIFVNQFDTKTYAKENQISIQMAARELRYTWFEQLREELQFDRIAVAQHLNDHIETVLLNLSRGTGLQGLQGILPLRDRIIRPLLFLKASEIEYYVQEYAIAYRDDQSNFSTKYARNKIRIDIIPHFKKLQPDFEQIFEQNITHFKESYLLLQQFVEPIRNKLFQTAGDGWVVRKEDLEEYLNNLPLLYELFSGFNFSKAVLSDLQQAWAKESGRIFQSDCYNMLLDRNELFIREKEFISSDEAIITSETSTVEWKHYCFHAGVSTELTITNNKEIAKLDYDLLVFPLTIRSWKVGDSFYPLGMEGRKKLSDFFINKKISLFEKENIPIVVNGNGDILWLANYRMDNRYKITSNTKKVLTLVCKCD from the coding sequence ATGAATGTGCTGGAAAGATTAAAGGGATATATTGAAAAGGAGCATTTAATGATGCCTCATGACAAAATATTGCTTACAGTAAGTGGTGGGAAAGATTCGATGTTGATGGCACATTTATTTGCAAAAGCGGGCTTTAGGATCGCTATTGCACACTGTAACTTTCAGTTGCGTGGGGAGGACTCTGAGTTGGATGAAGCCTTGGTTAGAAAGTTTGCTTCTGATAATGGAATTCCAATATTTGTCAATCAATTTGATACTAAGACCTATGCCAAGGAAAACCAAATTTCTATCCAGATGGCTGCACGTGAACTCCGTTATACCTGGTTTGAGCAGCTTAGGGAGGAACTTCAGTTTGACCGAATTGCTGTGGCCCAACACCTCAATGATCACATTGAAACCGTACTGTTAAATCTTTCACGTGGAACTGGATTACAAGGTCTTCAGGGAATTTTACCCTTAAGAGATCGTATCATTAGACCACTTTTATTTCTCAAAGCAAGTGAAATTGAATATTACGTTCAGGAATATGCTATTGCTTATCGGGATGATCAATCTAACTTTTCGACAAAGTATGCTCGCAATAAGATACGAATAGATATTATTCCTCATTTCAAAAAACTACAACCTGATTTTGAACAGATTTTTGAACAGAATATTACACACTTTAAGGAATCATATCTCTTGTTACAACAATTTGTCGAACCCATTCGTAACAAACTTTTTCAGACAGCAGGCGATGGTTGGGTAGTACGTAAGGAGGACCTGGAAGAATATTTGAATAATTTACCTTTATTATACGAATTGTTCTCTGGTTTTAATTTTTCAAAAGCAGTGTTAAGTGATTTGCAACAGGCTTGGGCCAAGGAATCAGGTCGTATTTTTCAATCGGATTGTTACAATATGCTTTTGGATAGAAATGAACTTTTTATCAGAGAAAAGGAATTTATATCTTCGGACGAAGCAATAATCACCTCGGAAACATCAACCGTAGAGTGGAAGCATTATTGTTTCCATGCTGGGGTATCTACCGAGCTTACCATCACCAACAATAAAGAGATCGCAAAACTCGATTACGATCTGCTTGTCTTTCCTTTAACAATTCGTTCATGGAAGGTCGGGGATAGTTTTTATCCTTTAGGCATGGAAGGTCGGAAAAAATTGAGCGATTTTTTCATCAATAAAAAAATCAGCTTATTCGAAAAGGAAAATATTCCCATTGTGGTGAACGGTAATGGCGATATCCTTTGGCTAGCCAATTATCGTATGGATAATCGTTATAAGATTACCAGCAATACAAAAAAAGTCCTTACTTTAGTCTGTAAATGTGATTAA
- a CDS encoding DUF4834 family protein — protein MAFLKFILITVAVYFVVRFLFKLFLPFAMRKAAEKLMKKAQEQGGAYSGQGQGGAFYYEFTGQGQQENKRSQSEGKIQVDYIPPKETPERKGTETAGEFVDFEEIK, from the coding sequence ATGGCATTTTTAAAATTTATACTTATTACAGTCGCTGTTTACTTTGTAGTAAGATTCTTATTCAAATTATTTTTACCGTTTGCGATGCGCAAAGCAGCTGAAAAGTTGATGAAAAAGGCGCAGGAACAGGGGGGAGCATATAGCGGACAGGGACAAGGTGGTGCTTTCTATTACGAATTCACTGGTCAAGGACAACAAGAAAATAAAAGATCCCAATCAGAGGGTAAAATTCAGGTTGACTATATTCCACCAAAGGAAACTCCAGAGCGTAAGGGGACAGAAACAGCTGGTGAGTTTGTCGATTTTGAGGAAATAAAATAA
- a CDS encoding OstA-like protein: protein MRQYIFTLIVLILTALTVQAQKQDELKLLSSSHIITGKNGNVVFYRPVYEHVGSTLSSDSGYLHNDKLGRQFFEAYGNVIITQPDGTQIFSNKLHYEAAMQLATLTGAVRMVSTSGSILTTDHLVYNMRSKIGNYYSGGRILSGSDTITSQRATYFENTGESYFNQKVVVRSTNVKVYTDSMKYNGNTRITDFYGPTNMKGNKGENLYTEKGRYHMATGQAYFSKNNLYTEGTKFLKGDSLFYDRQVGIGKAVKNVVFVDTLDKFYAYGGYGLYNGKNESITMTDKPLVVSVVKKDSTKKDSVSSFSAVQQKSEKELKKEAKELKKAEKEEQKDKEKNNKTEIVANKDSKKSLTENKNIIGKDENLKENAEMDSVFMTADTLFSQMIFRRNYVARDFKLNREGGAIEEDDEVDYGDKDSISSDVDSTNTLQQAADSLKKGIDSLHDKEIKKPVLDKVGKKLPDTVTTNRQNIPKKQPVIAGDQNRIEIERNLKADSVLRKKAIIPKGGESDKIMGAALKNAQEGKRDSLSQDTAKTRILKAYYNARLFKSDLQAVADSMYYGMQDSMFRLMGKPMMWAENSQISGDTIFLQVKNQKLDNSLLVGNAFMVNATSDSLKFNQIKGRKITSFFTNNRMERLFVDGNAENIFYNIDEKTNITTELVHDRSSRFKILMENNKLQEYVSIRKVDGKVYPIAEVTADKEFLPNFTWRPEDRPKSKDDLLNRKRDLSKSSFTAPTEKETEENGKMKSKPKEDRENLQKKASDTKSGAKVITDKTNGNAKTAKPEATTAKSVKKDTAPMADKKTVKQDSTNLKPAVIRAQDSTQTSKKKEVK, encoded by the coding sequence GTGAGACAATACATTTTTACCCTTATTGTATTAATTTTAACTGCCTTGACGGTCCAAGCGCAGAAACAGGACGAATTAAAGTTACTTTCTTCGTCGCATATTATTACTGGAAAAAACGGTAACGTTGTTTTCTATCGTCCAGTTTATGAGCATGTTGGTTCGACGCTATCGTCTGACAGTGGGTATTTACATAATGATAAACTAGGTCGTCAATTCTTTGAAGCGTATGGAAATGTAATCATCACCCAACCTGATGGCACACAGATATTTTCCAATAAACTGCATTATGAAGCGGCCATGCAGTTAGCCACATTGACGGGAGCTGTCCGTATGGTCAGTACCAGTGGATCGATATTGACCACCGACCATTTGGTTTATAACATGCGTAGTAAAATTGGAAACTATTATAGTGGTGGACGGATTCTCTCCGGAAGTGACACCATCACCAGTCAACGCGCGACTTATTTCGAAAATACCGGGGAATCCTATTTTAATCAAAAAGTTGTTGTCCGATCAACCAATGTTAAAGTCTATACAGACTCCATGAAATACAATGGCAACACCCGGATAACGGATTTCTACGGCCCTACAAATATGAAAGGAAACAAGGGTGAAAATCTATATACTGAAAAAGGTCGTTATCATATGGCAACTGGTCAGGCTTATTTTTCAAAAAACAACCTATATACAGAAGGCACTAAATTCCTTAAGGGGGACAGCCTTTTCTATGACAGACAAGTCGGTATCGGCAAGGCCGTGAAAAACGTTGTCTTTGTAGATACGCTGGATAAATTCTATGCTTATGGTGGATATGGACTCTATAATGGGAAAAACGAATCCATCACCATGACCGATAAACCTCTGGTTGTTTCGGTGGTAAAGAAAGATTCCACCAAAAAAGATTCTGTCTCATCCTTCTCGGCGGTGCAGCAAAAGTCCGAAAAAGAGCTAAAAAAAGAAGCCAAGGAATTAAAGAAAGCTGAAAAAGAAGAGCAGAAGGACAAGGAAAAAAACAATAAAACTGAAATTGTTGCTAATAAGGATTCTAAAAAGAGCTTAACGGAAAATAAAAATATCATCGGAAAGGATGAAAATTTAAAGGAAAACGCCGAAATGGACTCTGTCTTTATGACTGCTGATACCCTATTCTCCCAAATGATCTTCCGTCGAAATTATGTTGCCCGAGATTTTAAATTAAACCGTGAAGGGGGAGCCATCGAAGAAGACGATGAGGTCGATTATGGCGATAAAGATTCCATTTCTTCGGATGTAGATTCAACCAATACCCTACAACAAGCAGCAGATAGTCTTAAGAAAGGCATAGATAGTTTGCACGATAAGGAAATCAAGAAACCAGTCCTTGACAAGGTGGGCAAGAAATTACCAGATACGGTTACAACCAACAGGCAGAATATTCCGAAAAAACAACCGGTAATAGCGGGGGATCAAAATCGTATCGAAATTGAAAGAAACCTGAAGGCCGATAGTGTCTTGCGTAAAAAAGCAATCATTCCTAAAGGCGGGGAATCGGATAAGATTATGGGTGCAGCACTAAAAAATGCACAAGAAGGAAAAAGAGATTCCCTATCCCAAGATACTGCTAAAACAAGGATTCTAAAAGCCTACTATAATGCGCGACTATTTAAATCCGACCTACAAGCCGTTGCTGATTCGATGTATTATGGCATGCAAGATTCGATGTTTAGGTTAATGGGAAAACCGATGATGTGGGCTGAGAATTCGCAGATATCGGGCGATACAATATTCCTACAGGTGAAAAATCAGAAACTGGATAACTCCCTATTGGTTGGAAATGCATTTATGGTCAATGCTACTAGTGATTCATTGAAATTTAATCAGATTAAAGGACGAAAAATCACCAGTTTCTTTACCAATAACCGTATGGAGCGCCTCTTTGTTGATGGGAATGCTGAAAATATCTTCTATAACATCGATGAGAAAACCAATATAACGACAGAACTCGTTCATGACCGAAGCAGCCGTTTCAAAATTCTGATGGAGAACAATAAACTTCAAGAATATGTTTCTATCCGAAAAGTCGATGGAAAAGTCTATCCGATTGCTGAAGTTACAGCGGACAAGGAATTTTTACCAAACTTTACATGGCGTCCTGAGGATCGTCCTAAATCCAAAGATGATCTATTAAATAGGAAACGTGATCTTTCCAAGTCTTCTTTCACCGCTCCGACAGAGAAGGAGACAGAAGAAAACGGAAAAATGAAATCCAAGCCTAAAGAAGATAGGGAAAACCTTCAAAAAAAGGCCAGCGATACTAAATCTGGAGCGAAGGTTATTACAGACAAGACAAATGGTAATGCTAAAACAGCCAAACCTGAAGCAACAACAGCTAAATCAGTAAAAAAGGACACTGCTCCCATGGCCGATAAAAAAACTGTTAAACAGGATTCAACGAATCTAAAACCAGCAGTAATACGAGCACAAGATAGTACTCAAACCTCCAAAAAGAAAGAGGTAAAATAG
- the recF gene encoding DNA replication and repair protein RecF (All proteins in this family for which functions are known are DNA-binding proteins that assist the filamentation of RecA onto DNA for the initiation of recombination or recombinational repair.), with translation MWLKQLSVLNFKNYSESSLEFLPEVNAFTGNNGVGKTNLLDAIHYLSLCKSYFNPIDSQHIKSGNDWFMVQGEFDKESNSDVISCSLKKNQKKQFKKNKKDYPRLADHIGLFPLVMISPNDSVIVTDGSEERRKFVDNVISQTDNKYLDTLIIYNKFLTQRNSVLKQARQTNILDLGLIEILNFQLEEVGNIIFEKRRSFMAEFQPEFDRHYQFLTEDAESVQLQYESPLMLDSFLNILEKNLERDRMLERTSQGIHKDDLIFTIHGGMPLKKFGSQGQQKSFLIALKLAQYSYLQQKKGFKPLLLLDDIFDKLDDRRTHKLMQMVSEDDFGQIFLTDTDSKRIQRIFNEINRPVRIFGIEGGQVNV, from the coding sequence ATGTGGCTCAAGCAACTTTCTGTTCTAAATTTCAAGAATTACTCAGAATCTTCTTTGGAATTTCTCCCTGAAGTAAATGCTTTTACAGGGAATAATGGTGTTGGTAAAACCAATCTATTGGATGCGATCCACTACTTATCACTTTGTAAGAGCTATTTTAATCCTATTGATTCGCAACATATCAAATCCGGTAATGATTGGTTTATGGTGCAGGGAGAATTTGATAAGGAATCGAATAGTGATGTTATTTCCTGTAGCCTAAAAAAGAATCAAAAAAAACAGTTTAAAAAAAATAAAAAAGATTATCCGCGATTGGCTGATCATATCGGACTTTTCCCTTTGGTCATGATATCACCCAATGATAGTGTAATCGTTACAGATGGCAGCGAAGAACGCCGAAAGTTTGTGGATAATGTGATTTCACAAACTGACAATAAATACCTAGATACCTTAATTATCTACAATAAGTTTCTGACCCAACGAAATAGCGTGCTGAAGCAAGCCCGTCAGACCAATATCTTGGATCTAGGCTTAATCGAAATTCTTAACTTTCAACTGGAGGAAGTCGGCAATATTATCTTTGAAAAGAGAAGATCATTTATGGCAGAGTTCCAACCAGAATTTGATCGACACTATCAATTCCTGACCGAAGATGCTGAATCGGTCCAACTACAGTATGAATCTCCTTTAATGTTAGATTCTTTCTTGAATATTTTGGAGAAGAACCTTGAGCGTGACCGTATGCTGGAACGCACCAGTCAGGGAATTCATAAGGATGATCTGATATTTACTATTCATGGTGGAATGCCACTGAAAAAATTTGGTTCACAGGGCCAACAAAAATCATTTCTCATTGCTTTAAAACTTGCTCAATATTCTTATCTACAACAGAAAAAGGGATTCAAACCTTTGCTGCTCTTGGATGATATTTTTGATAAGCTCGACGATCGTCGTACCCATAAATTAATGCAGATGGTCTCTGAGGATGATTTTGGGCAAATTTTTCTAACGGATACAGATTCGAAAAGAATTCAACGAATCTTTAACGAAATCAACCGCCCTGTTCGTATATTTGGTATCGAAGGAGGACAAGTGAATGTATAA